One Haloplanus vescus DNA window includes the following coding sequences:
- a CDS encoding pyrroloquinoline quinone-dependent dehydrogenase translates to MASIHQHDAAVEAAQNIEMVEVEDGYTLTNLPEESITQQFDIDQIPQKDVTQEMREASAVEDETSWLMYGGNYQQQRHTSADVITPDNVEDLELEYLVQSGVASSMEGVPVVVPGDPPVMYQTNGPNHAKAINARTGETLWSYTYANPQGLLLCCDANNRGFAVHGDKVYMTTLDSGIVALNRYTGEEEWYTSTGDHEVGYSATWAPIVHEGKVITGSAGGEYGVSGFVAALDPSNGEEIWRTNTTPSEEWAGDSHEHGAGTVWMTPTLDPESGMIHAPVGNPGPDFDGTVRPGPNRYTIGTLTLDAEDGSIQWHYGESPHDVWDYDSSAPKIRVNDMDMGDGETSDVVISPGKTAWVYTMDASNGQLLERSGETTQHINMWKMVPHVDEDRRVSFVPGAHGGNDWQPPSYNPETGLVYVNQNNAPHEIFWEEAQYEAGQTYWGGGLNDWPDVSEPSNWNGNLSAIIAVDPVSGDVEWRDWISADETSDYLWGGSITTASGLTFAGTQNGNLIAYDGETGDRLWQFQLGAPICSSLSSWYDPGEGKQYVAVQVGGSGWLHGGRRGSTVAVFGLSE, encoded by the coding sequence ATGGCTAGCATTCACCAACACGACGCAGCGGTAGAAGCGGCACAGAACATCGAGATGGTGGAGGTCGAGGACGGCTATACGCTGACCAACCTCCCCGAGGAGTCGATCACGCAGCAGTTCGACATCGACCAGATCCCGCAGAAAGACGTCACGCAGGAGATGCGTGAGGCCTCGGCAGTCGAGGACGAAACCAGCTGGCTGATGTACGGCGGTAACTATCAGCAGCAGCGCCACACCAGCGCAGACGTCATCACGCCGGACAACGTCGAAGACCTCGAACTCGAATATCTGGTCCAGAGTGGCGTCGCCTCCAGTATGGAGGGTGTTCCGGTCGTCGTGCCCGGCGATCCGCCGGTCATGTACCAGACGAACGGGCCGAACCACGCGAAGGCTATCAACGCCCGAACTGGTGAGACCCTCTGGAGTTACACGTACGCGAACCCGCAGGGGCTGCTTCTCTGCTGTGACGCGAACAACCGTGGCTTCGCTGTTCACGGCGACAAGGTCTACATGACCACCCTCGACTCCGGTATCGTGGCGCTCAACCGCTACACCGGGGAAGAAGAGTGGTACACCTCGACCGGTGACCACGAAGTCGGCTACTCCGCTACGTGGGCACCGATCGTCCACGAGGGCAAGGTCATCACCGGCTCCGCCGGTGGCGAGTACGGTGTCAGCGGGTTCGTCGCAGCCCTCGACCCCTCGAACGGGGAAGAGATCTGGCGAACGAACACCACGCCGTCCGAAGAGTGGGCCGGCGACTCTCACGAACACGGTGCCGGTACCGTGTGGATGACGCCGACGCTCGACCCCGAGAGCGGCATGATCCACGCGCCGGTCGGGAACCCCGGTCCGGACTTCGACGGCACCGTCCGTCCGGGTCCGAACCGCTACACCATCGGGACGCTGACCCTGGACGCCGAAGACGGCTCCATCCAGTGGCACTACGGCGAGTCCCCCCACGACGTGTGGGACTACGACTCCTCGGCGCCCAAGATCCGTGTCAACGACATGGACATGGGTGACGGCGAGACGAGCGACGTCGTCATCAGCCCCGGCAAGACGGCCTGGGTCTACACGATGGACGCCAGCAACGGTCAGCTGCTCGAGCGCTCGGGCGAGACGACCCAACACATCAACATGTGGAAGATGGTCCCGCACGTCGACGAGGACCGTCGGGTCTCCTTCGTCCCCGGTGCGCACGGTGGCAACGACTGGCAGCCCCCGTCGTACAACCCCGAGACGGGCCTGGTCTACGTCAACCAGAACAACGCGCCGCACGAAATCTTCTGGGAAGAGGCGCAGTACGAGGCCGGCCAGACCTACTGGGGCGGCGGCCTCAACGACTGGCCCGACGTCAGCGAGCCGTCCAACTGGAACGGCAACCTCAGTGCCATCATCGCCGTCGACCCGGTCTCGGGCGACGTCGAGTGGCGTGACTGGATCTCGGCCGACGAGACCAGCGACTACCTCTGGGGCGGGTCCATCACGACCGCGAGCGGTCTCACCTTCGCTGGCACCCAGAACGGGAACCTGATCGCCTACGACGGCGAGACGGGTGACCGCCTCTGGCAGTTCCAGCTCGGTGCACCGATCTGCTCGTCGCTCTCCAGCTGGTACGACCCCGGCGAGGGCAAGCAGTACGTCGCAGTCCAGGTCGGCGGGTCCGGTTGGCTCCACGGCGGTCGCCGTGGCTCCACCGTCGCCGTCTTCGGTCTCAGCGAGTAA
- a CDS encoding plastocyanin/azurin family copper-binding protein, which yields MVSKQSKKFLSRRKFAATLSSAVLAGLAGCSGGNGDNGGEATATATATETSEPTATATSTPAEEADATVTVGPGGSLQFEPSSLRVSQGDTVEFVFDSGGHNVSGHPDAHSDVELPEGADPWASYDISGSKINHLSLNQAGSTYRHTFETTGEYTYVCVPHASSGMVASITVR from the coding sequence ATGGTCTCAAAACAGTCGAAGAAGTTCCTGTCGCGGCGAAAGTTTGCAGCCACGCTGAGTAGCGCTGTTCTGGCTGGTCTCGCGGGTTGTAGCGGCGGCAACGGTGACAACGGCGGCGAAGCGACGGCGACGGCAACGGCCACGGAAACGTCGGAGCCGACGGCGACGGCGACGTCGACGCCGGCCGAAGAGGCGGACGCGACGGTTACGGTCGGTCCGGGTGGCAGCCTCCAGTTCGAGCCGTCGAGCCTCCGAGTCTCGCAGGGCGACACGGTCGAATTCGTCTTCGACTCCGGCGGTCACAACGTCTCGGGTCATCCCGACGCACACTCGGACGTCGAACTGCCCGAGGGTGCCGACCCCTGGGCGAGCTACGACATCTCTGGGAGCAAAATCAACCACCTCTCACTCAATCAGGCTGGCTCGACGTATCGCCACACCTTCGAGACAACGGGCGAGTACACCTACGTCTGTGTCCCGCACGCGTCGTCGGGCATGGTCGCTAGTATCACGGTCCGATAA
- a CDS encoding ABC transporter substrate-binding protein translates to MRVREFPILGDEDEPMIEAFATGLDREAARVLAYLVGREESERFSGEAASRLAVRVGVDLGRGRVSDVLGTLTDLELVTETTVDSEAPGRPPKGWRADAGRADTIARVRAAHADALLEQAATVASTLGDDVDTTRETTGADDASVSVGLNWDPNGLHAPLFAGTYDADVTFTGCRGSRAALSAVADGDVDVGLTGAATLLRAHADGHDIVPLALYYQRAMVVLYTTRSAFDGPLRSVEDVRGRRVAMPAGSETGALGRLFLAQAGVVDDVTTVRADGEERAALLDGDADVATGVFTDPLELEGMGHDVDSVLLADHFPVPGPAFVVRRETLRDRPDALRGFLEGAMDGWATARTDPAAATQAVAEACGSPLDDERRKLEQALDRFAGGDAVEKNGWGWHSADTWERLRVALEQAEAIGRT, encoded by the coding sequence GTGCGAGTTCGAGAGTTCCCCATCCTCGGTGACGAGGACGAGCCGATGATCGAGGCGTTCGCTACCGGCCTCGACCGCGAAGCGGCGCGCGTCCTCGCCTACCTGGTGGGCCGCGAGGAGTCCGAGCGATTCTCCGGCGAAGCGGCCTCTCGGTTGGCCGTCCGCGTCGGCGTAGACCTCGGCCGCGGTCGCGTCTCGGACGTGCTGGGAACCCTCACGGACCTGGAGCTGGTCACGGAGACGACCGTCGACAGCGAAGCCCCTGGCCGCCCCCCGAAGGGGTGGCGCGCCGACGCCGGCCGCGCCGACACCATCGCCCGCGTCCGCGCCGCCCACGCCGACGCTCTCCTCGAACAGGCGGCCACCGTCGCCTCGACGCTCGGCGACGACGTCGACACGACCCGCGAGACGACTGGAGCCGACGACGCGTCCGTCTCGGTCGGCCTGAACTGGGACCCGAACGGCCTCCACGCCCCCCTGTTCGCGGGGACGTACGACGCCGACGTGACGTTCACGGGCTGTCGGGGGTCACGGGCCGCGCTCTCTGCCGTCGCCGACGGCGACGTGGACGTCGGGCTGACGGGCGCTGCCACACTTCTACGCGCGCACGCGGATGGACACGATATCGTACCGCTCGCGCTATACTACCAGCGTGCGATGGTCGTCCTCTACACGACCCGGTCGGCCTTCGACGGCCCACTCCGAAGCGTCGAGGACGTCCGCGGCCGCCGTGTCGCCATGCCCGCGGGGTCTGAAACCGGCGCCCTCGGCCGTCTCTTCCTCGCTCAGGCCGGCGTCGTCGACGACGTGACCACCGTCCGGGCCGACGGCGAGGAACGCGCCGCGTTGCTCGACGGCGACGCCGACGTGGCGACCGGCGTCTTCACCGACCCCCTCGAACTGGAGGGGATGGGTCACGACGTGGACTCGGTGTTGCTGGCCGACCACTTTCCCGTCCCCGGGCCGGCCTTCGTCGTCCGCCGCGAGACGCTTCGGGACCGTCCCGACGCACTCCGGGGCTTCCTCGAAGGCGCGATGGACGGCTGGGCGACGGCACGGACCGACCCCGCCGCCGCCACACAGGCCGTCGCCGAAGCATGTGGGTCGCCGCTCGACGACGAGCGCCGCAAACTCGAACAGGCGCTCGACAGGTTCGCCGGCGGCGACGCCGTCGAGAAGAACGGTTGGGGGTGGCACTCCGCCGACACCTGGGAGCGTCTCCGCGTCGCCCTCGAACAGGCCGAAGCAATCGGTCGAACATGA
- a CDS encoding ABC transporter ATP-binding protein: MIHVENLSVTYGDLRALDDVSVDIDDGEFVTVVGPSGCGKTTLLRTIGGLETPTTGSVSVDGDPPAVAQSDARLGFVFQDHTLLPWKTAVENVTFLRRMAGKDPDPDGARDLLATTGLDGFEDTRPAELSGGMKQRVAIARAIHLGADVLLMDEPFGELDEITRDEMGVEILRLWRENRKTVVFVTHSVPEAVFLGDRCLVVSGASAGGAGRIVGEFDIDLPRPRDESVFGSEAFGTQVTRVRSALHDDA, from the coding sequence ATGATTCACGTCGAGAACCTCTCGGTCACGTACGGTGACCTCCGCGCGCTCGACGACGTCTCGGTCGATATCGACGATGGCGAGTTCGTCACCGTCGTCGGTCCCTCCGGCTGTGGGAAGACCACCCTCCTCCGGACCATCGGGGGGCTGGAGACGCCGACGACCGGGTCGGTCAGCGTCGACGGCGACCCGCCGGCCGTCGCCCAGTCCGACGCCCGCCTCGGCTTCGTCTTCCAAGACCACACCCTCCTGCCCTGGAAGACGGCCGTCGAGAACGTGACTTTCCTCCGCCGGATGGCTGGCAAGGACCCGGACCCCGACGGCGCGCGCGACCTGTTGGCGACGACGGGTCTCGACGGCTTCGAGGACACTCGGCCCGCCGAACTCTCCGGCGGCATGAAACAGCGTGTCGCCATCGCCCGCGCCATCCACCTCGGTGCCGACGTGTTGCTCATGGACGAACCGTTCGGCGAACTCGACGAAATCACGCGCGACGAGATGGGCGTCGAAATCCTTCGCCTGTGGCGCGAGAACCGCAAGACCGTCGTGTTCGTCACCCACAGCGTCCCCGAGGCCGTCTTCCTCGGCGACCGCTGTCTCGTCGTCTCCGGCGCCTCGGCTGGCGGTGCGGGGCGAATCGTCGGCGAGTTCGACATCGACCTGCCGCGCCCCCGCGACGAGTCCGTCTTCGGAAGCGAGGCGTTCGGCACGCAGGTCACCCGCGTCCGGAGCGCGCTCCACGACGACGCATGA
- a CDS encoding ABC transporter permease, translated as MTVARRAPSVVLPLAALVVAVGVWWALTVALAIPPFLLPSPAAVVARLAGNPDLYLTNAVATLRKVLVGGAAGITAGFTLALVVWAVPVLERAVYPYLVALRVLPKIAVAPIFLIYFGVGFDTAVVFVALIVFFPIVVGTAAGLDRTPDSHLDLLQSVDAGAVQTFLAVRLPHALPDVFAGVKQSVTLAVVGAVVAEWILANDGLGSLILAASENVQVDVMLAALTVLLAIGLCLYGGVALCYRRVAWQ; from the coding sequence ATGACCGTCGCTCGACGCGCACCCAGCGTCGTCCTCCCACTCGCTGCCCTCGTCGTCGCCGTCGGCGTCTGGTGGGCGCTCACCGTCGCCCTCGCCATCCCCCCATTCCTCCTCCCCTCGCCGGCCGCCGTCGTCGCCCGCCTCGCCGGCAATCCCGACCTGTACCTGACGAACGCCGTCGCGACGCTCCGGAAGGTGCTCGTCGGCGGCGCGGCCGGTATCACCGCCGGCTTCACGCTCGCGCTCGTCGTCTGGGCGGTTCCGGTCCTCGAACGGGCCGTCTACCCCTACCTCGTCGCCCTGCGCGTCCTGCCGAAAATCGCCGTCGCGCCCATTTTCCTCATCTACTTCGGCGTCGGCTTCGACACCGCCGTCGTCTTCGTCGCGCTCATCGTCTTCTTCCCCATCGTCGTCGGCACCGCGGCGGGACTGGACCGGACGCCCGACTCACACCTTGACCTGCTTCAGTCGGTCGATGCCGGTGCGGTGCAGACGTTCCTCGCCGTGCGGCTACCCCACGCGCTCCCCGACGTCTTCGCAGGCGTGAAACAGTCCGTCACGCTCGCCGTCGTCGGCGCCGTCGTCGCCGAGTGGATTCTCGCGAACGACGGCCTCGGCTCGCTGATTCTCGCCGCGTCCGAGAACGTGCAGGTGGACGTGATGCTCGCCGCGCTGACCGTCCTCCTCGCCATCGGTCTCTGTCTCTACGGCGGCGTCGCGCTGTGTTACCGGCGCGTCGCGTGGCAGTAG
- a CDS encoding ABC transporter permease, translating to MATSDRRLSAVTLPGTSGRAVSAALRRLWPPTVVAVAVVVAWAWFVRATGVPPVVLPGPGDVLAAGMDTYATLLAAAATTATTAALGLAAGIVVGLSLAFAMVGSRTVAAVVHPYLIALRIAPLIAIAPLVFLWIGDGILARASLVATMTVFPVAIASVDGLRAVPEEYTDLAESVDASAVQTFLWIHVPAAAPSVFAGVKLAAALAVVGTVVAEFLTLQAGIGYHLFHTAEYLQTSQTFAALGVLTLLGLAFYLLPAAVERRLDW from the coding sequence ATGGCCACGAGCGACCGGCGACTCTCGGCGGTGACGCTGCCCGGGACCAGCGGTCGGGCCGTGAGCGCGGCGCTTCGCCGACTCTGGCCGCCGACTGTCGTCGCCGTCGCCGTCGTCGTCGCGTGGGCGTGGTTCGTGCGCGCGACGGGCGTGCCGCCGGTCGTCCTCCCCGGACCGGGCGACGTGCTCGCGGCGGGGATGGACACGTACGCGACGCTGCTGGCCGCAGCGGCGACGACGGCGACGACGGCGGCGCTCGGGCTAGCGGCGGGTATCGTCGTCGGCCTCTCGCTCGCGTTCGCCATGGTCGGCTCACGGACCGTGGCAGCGGTCGTCCACCCGTATCTCATCGCACTTCGCATCGCGCCGCTCATCGCCATCGCGCCGCTCGTCTTCCTCTGGATTGGCGACGGCATCCTCGCACGGGCGTCGCTCGTCGCGACGATGACCGTCTTCCCCGTCGCCATCGCGTCGGTCGACGGCCTCCGAGCGGTTCCCGAGGAGTACACGGACCTCGCGGAATCGGTCGACGCCAGTGCGGTGCAGACCTTCCTGTGGATTCACGTCCCCGCCGCCGCACCGAGCGTGTTCGCGGGCGTGAAACTCGCGGCGGCGCTGGCCGTCGTCGGCACCGTCGTCGCGGAGTTTCTCACCCTGCAGGCGGGCATCGGCTATCACTTGTTTCACACCGCGGAGTATCTCCAGACGAGTCAGACCTTCGCCGCACTCGGCGTACTCACGCTCCTCGGCCTCGCGTTCTACCTGCTTCCGGCGGCGGTGGAGCGCCGACTTGACTGGTAA
- a CDS encoding ABC transporter substrate-binding protein codes for MRRTATRRAFLAAAGVGASGLAGCLGGTGGADTGTTTGTAVPGDSSLLLNWKPSGLHVPYFAAKANGFYEEEGLTLSSIQTGEGSTFSAKQAGLGNVDFAVTSGDQVLNVNSRNLSPQSVGVVMQKSPMVVFSTRDTFGGELTSADQLAGKTVGTGPGMVRTLTTLLLEEAGVREDVELVDTGYDTVQQLLSGEIDAAGGVFGDAISAEAQGYTVDSIRVGDSVPSYGHVLAVEQSWASENEAAVRAFLRGTARGAAWAQQRPGEATDLLVEANGVLEESRDQQRAKWERMATEFMTGDAVAEHGWGWSRSEPWQVTHDALASADALGGEVDPSTVWTNEYLDTDYQYIGSYSDAV; via the coding sequence ATGAGACGAACAGCGACGCGACGCGCGTTTCTCGCCGCTGCCGGCGTGGGCGCGAGCGGGCTGGCCGGCTGTCTCGGCGGCACGGGCGGGGCGGACACCGGGACGACGACGGGCACCGCGGTTCCGGGCGACTCTTCACTCCTTCTCAACTGGAAGCCGAGCGGGCTTCACGTGCCCTACTTCGCGGCAAAGGCGAACGGGTTCTACGAGGAAGAGGGGCTGACGCTCTCGTCCATCCAGACGGGCGAGGGGTCGACCTTCTCGGCCAAGCAGGCCGGCCTCGGGAACGTCGACTTCGCGGTGACGAGCGGTGACCAAGTGCTGAACGTCAACAGCCGCAACCTCTCGCCGCAGTCGGTGGGCGTCGTGATGCAGAAGAGCCCGATGGTGGTGTTCTCGACGCGGGACACCTTCGGCGGGGAGTTGACGAGCGCCGACCAGCTGGCGGGGAAGACGGTGGGCACCGGGCCGGGGATGGTCCGGACGCTGACGACGCTACTCCTCGAAGAGGCGGGCGTCCGCGAGGACGTGGAACTGGTGGATACGGGGTACGACACCGTCCAACAGCTCCTCTCGGGTGAAATCGATGCCGCGGGCGGCGTCTTCGGCGACGCCATCAGCGCAGAGGCGCAGGGCTACACCGTCGACAGCATCCGCGTCGGCGACAGCGTCCCCTCCTACGGGCACGTCCTTGCCGTCGAGCAGTCGTGGGCGAGTGAGAACGAAGCGGCGGTGCGGGCCTTCCTCCGCGGCACCGCCCGCGGGGCGGCGTGGGCACAGCAACGCCCCGGCGAGGCGACCGACCTCCTCGTCGAGGCCAACGGCGTCCTCGAGGAGTCACGGGATCAGCAGCGAGCGAAGTGGGAGCGGATGGCTACGGAGTTCATGACCGGCGACGCCGTCGCCGAACACGGCTGGGGGTGGAGTCGGAGCGAACCGTGGCAGGTCACCCACGACGCCCTCGCGAGCGCCGACGCCCTCGGCGGCGAGGTGGACCCGTCGACCGTCTGGACGAACGAGTATCTCGATACCGACTACCAGTATATCGGTTCGTACAGCGACGCCGTCTGA
- a CDS encoding amphi-Trp domain-containing protein codes for MADLPDANDGPRTVTDGYFEREVRLSREGTAAFLRDLADQIESEPRLTISTDEWEIPFEFDEPIEVEVEFVGETHRQLELELEFEWSPSEDELGVN; via the coding sequence ATGGCTGACCTACCCGACGCGAACGACGGGCCACGAACCGTCACCGACGGCTACTTCGAGCGAGAGGTGCGACTCTCGCGAGAGGGGACCGCGGCGTTTCTCCGTGACCTCGCCGACCAAATCGAGTCCGAACCCCGCCTGACCATCTCGACCGACGAGTGGGAGATTCCCTTCGAGTTCGACGAACCCATCGAAGTCGAGGTGGAGTTCGTCGGCGAAACCCACCGCCAACTCGAACTCGAACTGGAGTTCGAGTGGTCGCCCTCGGAGGACGAACTCGGCGTGAACTGA
- a CDS encoding ArsR/SmtB family transcription factor, with the protein MSLFDVLGSKARLKIIRELSSEPRYVSELADRVGMDGKTAVHHLSTLEEAGIVESYRTSRRKYYRLTKRIELRASPGPDPMFLLHADEVEETD; encoded by the coding sequence ATGTCTCTCTTCGACGTTCTCGGGAGCAAGGCGCGGCTCAAGATTATCCGCGAACTATCGAGCGAGCCGCGGTACGTCTCCGAGCTCGCGGACCGAGTCGGGATGGACGGCAAGACGGCAGTCCATCACCTCTCGACGCTGGAGGAGGCGGGCATCGTCGAGAGCTACCGGACCAGTCGGCGGAAGTACTACCGCCTGACAAAGCGCATCGAACTTCGAGCCTCGCCCGGCCCGGACCCCATGTTTCTACTCCACGCCGACGAGGTAGAGGAGACGGATTAA